Proteins co-encoded in one Arachis hypogaea cultivar Tifrunner chromosome 13, arahy.Tifrunner.gnm2.J5K5, whole genome shotgun sequence genomic window:
- the LOC140177629 gene encoding uncharacterized protein, whose product MALQLADRSFKFPHGIVEDLLMNVGDFIFPADFVVLDMEEEAKASIILGRPFLATAGAIIDVQKGELTLRLHDERMVFNILKAMSYPPESLGECMRLYAVETVVQETFEEALEGLTEGDSMLNVKVVDVSSAEMPIPSTLEEKQKEKEAPKLELKALPPTLKYAYLKSDGSYPVIINSALSQEQKEELIKVLQKHQDAIGWTLADLKGISSSICMHKILLEDDSKPSIQVQRRLNPVMKEVVQREVIKLWQAGVIYPISDGPWVSLVHVVPKKGGITFVPNEKNELIPTRTEFNIKIKDKKGVKNKVADHLSRIPCEEGSTHKSSVNEFFPDEQSMLVHKAPWFADIANFRATGEFPSMINKHQKRKLINDAKYFIWDEPYLFKKCSDGLLRRCISEEEGREVLLNCHGSCYVGYFGGERIAAKVLQCGFFRPTIFKDARVLVKNCNECQRAGNLPKKNEMPQQFILELELFDWVDAIATPTNDNKVVLNFL is encoded by the exons atggctctCCAACTGGCAGATCGGtcatttaaattccctcatggaatAGTAGAAGACTTGCTAATGAATGTAGGAGACTTCATCTTTCCTGCTGACTTTGTggttttggacatggaggaagaaGCTAAGGCTTCAATAATCCTGGGGAGGCCATttttagctactgctggagccatcattgatgtccaaaagggtgaacttaccCTTAGGCTACATGATGAGAGAATGGTATTCAATATATTAAAGGCCATGAGCTATCCACCAGAATCACTAGGAGAGTGTATGAGGCTATATGCAGTAGAAACTGTGGTGCAAGAAACCTTCGAAGAAGCACTTGAAGGATTGACAGAAGGTGACTCCATGTTAAATGTTAAGGTTGTTGATGTCAGCTCAGCTGAAATGCCTATTCCAAGCACATTGGAGGAGAAGCAAAAGgagaaagaagcacccaaactagAGTTGAAAGCACTGCCTCctactctcaagtatgcatacttgaaaAGTGATGgaagttacccagtgatcatcaattctgcCCTTAGTCAAGAACAGAAAGAGGAATTAATCAAGGTGCTGCAAAAGcaccaagatgccattggatggacacttGCTGACTTAAAAGGGATAagctcatccatatgcatgcataagatcttgCTGGAAGATGATTCCAAACCCTCCATTCAAgtccaaagaagattgaatcctgtcatgaaagaagtggtccaAAGAGAAGTGATAAAGCTATGGCAGGCAGGAgtcatttatcccatttctgatggCCCATGGGTGAGTCTTGTCCATGTGGTTCCAAAGAAAGGAGGGATCACATTTGtacccaatgagaagaatgaactcatacccacaagaaca GAATTCAACATTAAGATTAAAGACAAGAAGGGAGTGAAGAACAAAGTAGCAGATCATTTGTCCAGAATCCCTTGTGAAGAAGGCAGCACCCACAAATCAAGTGTCAATGaattcttccctgatgagcaatcAATGCTGGTTCATAAGGCACCCTGGTTCGCAGACATTGCTAATTTTAGGGCCACTGGGGAATTTCCTTCAATGATCAACAAGCATCAAAAGAggaaactcatcaatgatgcaAAGTATTTCATTTGGGATGAGCCATACTTATTCAAAAAATGCTCAGATGGATTGCTCAGAAGATGTAtttcagaggaagaaggaagggaagtcttattgAATTGTCATGGTTCTTGCTATGTGGGCTATTTTGGAGGAGAAAGAATCGCAGCAAAAGTCTTGCAGTGCGGATTCTTTCGACccaccatcttcaaagatgcacgAGTGCTAGTGAAGAACTGCAATGAATGTCAGCGGGCTGGAAATTTgcccaagaaaaatgagatgccacagcaattcatcttggaacttgagCTATTTGAT tgggtggatgCCATTGCAACACctacaaatgacaacaaggtggtCCTGAACTTCCTCTGA